One segment of Campylobacter hominis ATCC BAA-381 DNA contains the following:
- a CDS encoding acyl-[ACP]--phospholipid O-acyltransferase codes for MRNVINLIGFVPFLIVMFLNAGVDLGHKITIQNILVKNFSGDTLIILSSVINLLILLPFVLAFSLSGFLSDKFSRTTITRICATLEILLTLLITIFYYFGFFYAAFAATILLGIESAIYSPAKYGLIKKLVGAENLGVANGLVQSITIVAILIASLAFSIIFEEYVDGSNIAEMLHSIYFIGIILFILAVVQTIFTFKIPFFEPTDEKLNFDKKKYFKFNYLVENLKILFKSRNLFLCIIGISVFWGMSQLIIATFPAHFKLITGSDNVEIIQFILAVSIIGIIIGSAIAGNYCKKHIEIGMVPFGSFGLFISVLIFANASNIFWMCVGSFAFGFSGGIFIVPLNANIQFFTPEKQMGRVLAGSNFFQNIFMVLFLVFGVMLVYFKIPTNGIFSILAVCMLICTFIAIRNLPHLFTRILVWPLFRLGFKVNVGGVENIPQKGGVLLLGNHISWIDWAMVQIAAPRPIKFAMYKSFYDIWYLRWFFKIFGVIPIGLGVSKSAIEKIHELLNNGEVVALFPEGHISYNGILDEFKSGFELAAKDANAVIVPFYIRGLWGSSFSRANSYYKKISTHGKRYIRVDFGAPMDINSTANEVKNKVIELSFFSWTNQILTLEPMQFNWFKQAKSNLFKTAMIDSTGANLNNLKVITGIILFINKMEHLFKGQKNIGVVLPSSVAGSITNLMLFMLGKVSVNLNYTLSEENLIKCVEIGEIKTIISSRKFVEKLKDRGFDLQSSIGNKFIFLEDIKDKISKRDKICALLKALLLPKFMLEFLYFANVKIDDEATILFSSGSEGTPKGVVLTHKNIMANIKQLIELVNANENDAILASLPIFHCFGLTVTTLLPLSEGILSVHVPDPTDAATIGKMSAKFRTTIMFGTSTFFRIYTRSKRINPLMFSSIRFAIAGAEKLNQSTKEDFKMKFGITIYEGYGTTETTPVVCVNTPSILEPEFFQELKFSKNGTVGLPLPGTIVKIVDPDTLKELPVGTEGLVIIGGLQVMKGYYKNDKKTKEVITEIDGVRYYKSGDIGFIDNDGFLTITDRISRFAKIGGEMISLGAVESLLSEIFKDEISFCCTNVDDAKKGEKIIMLYMGEIDESEIKKRILDSKIASIMQPSVIYKIDQIPLLGSGKINLKALKELAVKLENGK; via the coding sequence ATGCGAAATGTAATAAATTTAATAGGTTTTGTTCCATTTTTAATTGTTATGTTTTTAAATGCCGGAGTCGATTTGGGTCATAAAATAACAATTCAAAACATTTTAGTTAAAAATTTCAGCGGCGATACACTGATTATTTTAAGCTCGGTTATAAATTTATTGATCCTGCTTCCTTTTGTTTTAGCTTTTTCGCTTTCAGGATTTTTAAGTGATAAATTTTCCCGCACGACAATCACAAGAATATGCGCTACTTTAGAAATTTTACTAACTCTCTTAATTACGATTTTTTATTATTTCGGCTTTTTTTATGCAGCTTTTGCAGCGACGATTTTACTTGGTATTGAATCCGCGATTTATTCGCCGGCAAAATACGGTTTGATAAAAAAACTGGTAGGAGCCGAAAATTTAGGTGTAGCAAACGGTCTTGTCCAAAGTATAACAATCGTAGCGATTTTGATTGCAAGTCTTGCTTTTTCCATTATTTTTGAAGAATATGTAGATGGCTCAAATATCGCCGAAATGCTTCATTCGATTTATTTTATCGGTATTATTTTGTTTATTTTAGCCGTAGTTCAAACTATTTTTACATTTAAAATTCCGTTTTTCGAGCCGACAGATGAAAAGCTGAATTTTGATAAGAAAAAATATTTCAAATTCAATTATCTTGTAGAAAATTTAAAAATTTTATTCAAAAGCAGAAATCTTTTTCTTTGTATAATTGGAATTTCGGTGTTTTGGGGAATGTCGCAACTGATCATCGCTACTTTTCCTGCGCATTTTAAACTTATTACAGGAAGTGATAATGTAGAAATCATTCAATTTATCCTTGCCGTAAGTATTATAGGAATCATAATAGGATCGGCAATTGCAGGAAATTACTGTAAAAAGCACATAGAGATCGGAATGGTGCCTTTTGGCTCATTCGGGCTGTTTATTTCGGTTTTGATTTTTGCAAATGCAAGCAATATCTTTTGGATGTGCGTAGGTTCGTTTGCATTTGGATTTAGCGGTGGAATTTTCATCGTTCCGTTAAATGCGAACATACAATTTTTCACGCCTGAAAAACAAATGGGTCGTGTTCTTGCAGGAAGCAATTTTTTCCAAAACATTTTTATGGTTTTATTTTTAGTATTTGGCGTAATGCTTGTATATTTTAAAATTCCGACAAACGGAATTTTTTCTATTTTAGCTGTTTGTATGCTGATATGCACATTTATAGCAATCAGAAACTTACCGCATTTATTTACCAGAATTTTGGTTTGGCCGCTTTTTAGGCTCGGTTTTAAAGTAAATGTCGGAGGAGTGGAAAATATTCCTCAAAAAGGTGGAGTTTTGCTTCTTGGAAACCATATAAGCTGGATAGATTGGGCTATGGTGCAAATTGCAGCGCCGCGCCCGATAAAATTTGCTATGTATAAAAGTTTTTACGATATTTGGTATTTGCGTTGGTTCTTTAAAATTTTCGGCGTTATACCTATCGGACTTGGAGTAAGCAAAAGTGCAATAGAAAAAATACATGAACTTCTAAATAACGGTGAAGTTGTGGCGCTTTTTCCGGAAGGTCATATCAGTTATAACGGAATTTTAGATGAATTTAAAAGCGGTTTTGAGCTTGCAGCAAAAGATGCAAATGCAGTTATAGTTCCGTTTTATATACGTGGGCTTTGGGGCTCAAGCTTTTCGCGCGCAAACAGCTATTACAAAAAAATAAGCACGCATGGAAAAAGATATATTAGAGTTGATTTCGGCGCACCTATGGATATAAACTCAACCGCAAACGAAGTCAAAAACAAAGTAATTGAATTATCATTTTTCAGCTGGACAAATCAAATTTTAACACTTGAACCGATGCAGTTTAATTGGTTCAAACAGGCCAAATCAAATCTTTTTAAAACAGCAATGATAGATTCAACAGGGGCGAATTTAAATAACCTGAAAGTAATTACAGGCATAATTTTATTTATAAATAAAATGGAACACCTTTTTAAAGGTCAAAAAAATATCGGTGTTGTTTTACCGTCATCCGTAGCAGGTTCAATTACAAATCTTATGCTTTTTATGTTAGGAAAAGTCAGTGTCAATTTAAATTATACTTTAAGCGAAGAAAATTTAATAAAATGTGTAGAAATCGGTGAAATAAAAACAATAATCTCATCAAGAAAATTTGTAGAAAAATTAAAAGATCGCGGATTTGATTTACAAAGCAGTATCGGCAATAAATTTATATTTTTGGAAGATATAAAAGATAAAATTTCAAAACGTGATAAAATTTGCGCACTTTTAAAGGCGCTTTTGCTTCCAAAATTTATGTTGGAGTTTTTATATTTTGCAAATGTGAAAATAGACGACGAAGCTACGATTTTGTTTAGCAGCGGAAGTGAAGGAACACCAAAAGGCGTAGTTTTAACACATAAAAATATTATGGCGAATATAAAACAGCTTATAGAGCTCGTAAATGCGAATGAAAATGACGCAATTTTGGCAAGTTTACCTATTTTCCACTGTTTCGGTCTTACGGTTACTACATTATTACCTTTAAGCGAAGGAATTTTAAGTGTTCATGTTCCTGATCCTACCGACGCGGCTACTATAGGAAAAATGTCGGCTAAATTTAGAACTACCATAATGTTCGGAACTTCTACATTTTTTAGAATTTATACACGTTCTAAACGCATAAATCCGCTTATGTTCAGTTCAATCCGTTTTGCTATTGCAGGAGCTGAAAAATTAAATCAAAGCACAAAAGAAGATTTTAAAATGAAATTCGGAATTACGATTTATGAGGGTTACGGCACTACAGAAACAACGCCTGTAGTATGTGTAAATACACCAAGCATACTGGAACCTGAATTTTTTCAAGAATTAAAATTCTCAAAAAACGGAACTGTAGGCTTGCCGCTTCCTGGTACAATTGTAAAAATTGTAGATCCTGATACTTTAAAAGAACTTCCTGTAGGAACTGAAGGACTTGTAATAATAGGCGGTTTGCAAGTAATGAAAGGCTATTATAAAAACGACAAAAAGACAAAAGAAGTCATCACGGAAATTGACGGCGTAAGATATTATAAAAGCGGCGATATCGGTTTTATTGACAATGACGGCTTTTTAACGATTACGGATCGTATTTCAAGATTTGCAAAAATCGGTGGCGAAATGATAAGTTTGGGCGCCGTAGAATCACTACTAAGTGAAATATTTAAAGATGAAATATCATTTTGCTGCACAAATGTAGACGATGCAAAAAAAGGTGAAAAAATTATAATGCTTTACATGGGCGAAATTGATGAAAGTGAAATAAAAAAGCGAATTTTAGACTCAAAAATCGCTTCAATTATGCAACCAAGCGTTATTTATAAAATAGATCAAATTCCACTTCTCGGCTCAGGAAAAATAAATCTGAAAGCTTTAAAAGAGCTGGCAGTAAAACTTGAAAATGGAAAATAA
- a CDS encoding ABC transporter substrate-binding protein — protein MKKILVMLLVFCGLSFSQTLKFVTSPDDPPFSYMKDGKYTGVDMEILDNVAKRAGFDYEIVQTSFERIGDELDLGADFAISSIAKTAERSAKFDFSDKYYEATQLFVAEQGNDFISKDSLIGKKIGVINSKSVQERLAQSIPDAEVIVAGSLVNLIVVAKTGKVDAIIVESTNAPSVLFNDYENVSEKDKMGLDMLRELNLGKKLEIFHIESSDDGEFCIITKKGTHAGELAKINSALESMKNDGTIAKILAKYKVK, from the coding sequence ATGAAAAAAATTTTAGTAATGTTGCTTGTTTTTTGCGGCTTGTCTTTTTCGCAAACTTTAAAATTTGTAACAAGTCCTGATGATCCGCCGTTTTCATATATGAAAGACGGAAAATACACAGGGGTTGATATGGAAATTTTAGACAACGTTGCAAAAAGAGCTGGTTTTGATTATGAAATTGTGCAAACTTCGTTCGAGAGAATAGGAGACGAGCTTGATTTGGGAGCTGATTTCGCAATTTCATCCATAGCAAAAACTGCCGAAAGAAGCGCTAAATTTGATTTTTCGGATAAGTACTATGAAGCTACTCAACTTTTTGTAGCTGAACAAGGAAATGATTTTATTTCAAAAGATAGTTTAATCGGCAAAAAAATAGGTGTAATAAATTCGAAAAGCGTTCAAGAAAGACTTGCGCAAAGTATACCTGATGCAGAGGTTATTGTAGCCGGCAGTTTGGTAAATTTGATAGTTGTCGCAAAAACAGGTAAAGTGGATGCTATTATAGTAGAATCTACAAATGCTCCAAGTGTGCTTTTTAATGATTACGAAAATGTATCTGAAAAAGATAAAATGGGTCTTGATATGTTAAGAGAGTTGAATTTGGGTAAAAAACTTGAAATATTTCATATAGAAAGTTCGGATGACGGCGAGTTTTGCATCATTACCAAAAAAGGCACTCACGCAGGTGAACTTGCTAAAATCAATTCGGCTTTAGAATCTATGAAAAATGATGGCACAATAGCTAAAATTTTAGCTAAATATAAAGTAAAATAA
- a CDS encoding ribonucleoside-diphosphate reductase subunit alpha, with the protein MKVVKRNGRTEELDISKIRKYTRESIEGLDNVSLSELELDAKIQFRDMISTEEIQQTLIKTAVEKIDVDQPNWTFVAARLFLYDLYHKVTTFNGYNSLREYFERGEKEGKILLGLKEKYDLDDLQDYIKPQRDLQFTYLGIKTLYDRYLLKDNEARPIELPQQMFMAIAMFLAQNELDCQTWAKKFYDLLSKFEVMCATPTLSNARTPRHQLSSCYVGSTPDNIEGIFDSFKEMALLSKFGGGIGWDWSKVRAIGGSIDGNKNAAGGIIPFLKITNDIAVAVDQLGTRKGAIATYIETWHMDIGDFLDLRKNSGEERRRAHELFPALWINDLFMKRLEKNANWTLFDPAEVSDLCDCYGEEFEKKYIEYENNSKISKSLIPAKELWKKILTSCFESGMPFLCFKDNANKANPNAHEGIIRSSNLCTEIFQNTRPNHYKIKVTFNDGSIKLFEEEDDITLDNGLIKKGKKITSLDALDGKDVFCVEKAYDEGLTAVCNLASINLSKINTKEDIQRVMPIAIRMLDNVINLNFYPHIKVKHTNLKTRAIGLGVMGEAQMLATKGIPWGSYEHFEFIDKIMENISYNAILASSNLAIEKGKYPDFEGSNWSKGIMPIDLANEEAKALVKRGGLFDEDGCDWKYLREKVKKDGMRNGYLMAIAPTSSISILVGTTQTIEPVYKRKWFEHNLSGMIPVVVPNLSPDTWQLYTPAYELDQRLLIKAAAVRQKWIDQGQSLNIFISLEKSSARILNDIYTLAWKLGLKSTYYLRSQSPDSSVVDKKPDVVDRSIECTGCQ; encoded by the coding sequence ATGAAAGTAGTAAAACGAAACGGTCGAACCGAAGAATTGGATATTTCTAAGATTAGAAAATACACAAGAGAATCAATTGAAGGGCTTGATAACGTTAGTCTCAGCGAACTTGAATTGGACGCTAAAATTCAGTTTAGAGATATGATTTCAACGGAAGAAATTCAACAGACTTTGATAAAAACGGCAGTCGAAAAAATAGATGTTGATCAACCTAACTGGACATTTGTCGCAGCTCGCCTTTTTCTTTACGATTTATATCACAAAGTAACGACTTTTAACGGATACAATTCACTTAGAGAATATTTTGAGCGCGGCGAAAAAGAAGGTAAAATTTTGCTTGGTTTAAAAGAAAAATATGATCTTGATGATTTACAAGATTATATAAAACCTCAAAGAGATTTACAATTTACATATCTTGGAATAAAAACTCTTTATGATAGATATCTGTTAAAAGATAATGAAGCAAGACCGATTGAACTGCCTCAACAAATGTTTATGGCTATTGCTATGTTCTTGGCACAAAATGAACTTGATTGTCAAACATGGGCAAAAAAATTTTACGATTTACTTTCAAAATTTGAAGTTATGTGCGCTACGCCGACTCTTTCAAACGCAAGAACACCGCGCCACCAATTAAGCTCATGTTATGTAGGAAGTACACCTGATAATATTGAAGGAATTTTTGACAGTTTTAAAGAGATGGCTCTGCTTTCAAAATTTGGCGGCGGAATCGGTTGGGATTGGAGCAAAGTAAGAGCAATCGGAGGAAGCATAGACGGAAATAAAAATGCGGCTGGCGGAATTATACCGTTTCTAAAAATTACAAACGATATAGCAGTCGCAGTCGATCAGCTTGGAACAAGAAAAGGCGCGATCGCCACATATATAGAAACTTGGCATATGGATATAGGCGATTTTTTGGATTTGCGTAAAAACTCAGGCGAAGAAAGAAGAAGAGCTCACGAACTTTTCCCTGCACTTTGGATAAATGACCTTTTTATGAAGCGCCTTGAAAAAAATGCAAACTGGACTCTTTTTGATCCTGCGGAAGTCTCTGATTTATGTGATTGTTACGGCGAAGAATTTGAAAAAAAATATATAGAGTATGAAAATAATTCCAAAATTTCAAAATCTCTTATACCGGCAAAAGAACTTTGGAAAAAAATTCTGACAAGCTGCTTTGAAAGCGGAATGCCGTTTTTGTGTTTTAAAGATAATGCTAACAAAGCAAATCCTAATGCACATGAAGGTATCATTCGCAGTTCTAATCTTTGCACGGAAATTTTCCAAAACACAAGGCCGAATCACTATAAAATCAAAGTAACATTTAACGATGGAAGTATTAAACTTTTTGAAGAAGAAGACGATATTACTTTGGATAACGGACTAATTAAAAAAGGTAAAAAAATCACATCGCTTGATGCGCTTGACGGAAAAGATGTATTTTGTGTAGAAAAAGCTTACGACGAAGGATTAACGGCGGTTTGCAATCTTGCAAGTATAAATTTAAGCAAAATAAATACAAAAGAAGATATACAAAGAGTAATGCCGATTGCAATAAGAATGCTTGATAATGTAATTAATCTAAATTTTTATCCGCACATAAAAGTAAAACACACGAATTTAAAAACAAGAGCTATCGGACTTGGCGTAATGGGCGAAGCGCAAATGCTTGCTACAAAAGGAATTCCTTGGGGAAGCTACGAGCACTTCGAGTTTATTGATAAAATTATGGAAAATATCAGCTACAACGCAATTTTGGCAAGTTCCAATCTTGCGATTGAAAAAGGAAAATATCCTGATTTTGAAGGATCGAATTGGAGTAAAGGAATAATGCCAATAGACCTTGCAAATGAAGAAGCAAAAGCTTTGGTAAAACGTGGCGGACTTTTTGATGAAGACGGTTGCGATTGGAAATATTTAAGAGAAAAAGTAAAAAAAGATGGAATGAGAAACGGATATTTAATGGCGATTGCGCCTACGTCAAGCATTTCCATACTCGTCGGAACGACTCAAACAATTGAGCCTGTATATAAAAGAAAATGGTTTGAACATAATCTTAGCGGAATGATTCCGGTTGTTGTGCCGAATTTAAGTCCTGATACTTGGCAACTTTATACTCCTGCTTACGAACTTGATCAAAGACTTTTGATAAAAGCGGCGGCAGTACGCCAAAAATGGATCGATCAAGGACAAAGTCTGAATATTTTTATTTCACTTGAAAAATCAAGTGCAAGAATTTTAAACGACATTTACACTCTTGCTTGGAAACTCGGCTTAAAATCAACATATTATTTAAGAAGTCAAAGCCCGGATTCATCTGTAGTAGATAAAAAACCGGATGTGGTGGATAGAAGTATAGAATGCACAGGATGCCAATAA